In a genomic window of Zingiber officinale cultivar Zhangliang chromosome 9B, Zo_v1.1, whole genome shotgun sequence:
- the LOC122025274 gene encoding MYB-like transcription factor EOBI, translated as MEEQYNKSLFVWDRRPPLAAASSGPTTEELRRGPWTVDEDLLLVNYVAQHGQGRWNALALSAGLKRTGKSCRFRWLNYLRPNVRRGNITPEEQLIIVELHSQWGNRWSKIARFLPGRTDNEIKNYWRTRVKKHVKQLRCDASSRAFKDAMRCLCMQAASSAASSTSADLLANPWTPATETGSTMVNIGSSSEEYYFSSAPPNLLANPWTPATEMGTTMVNIASSSKEYYFSPAPPQQLSSLGTDIGWEEKIGAGGIDAFFGGGDEWTECHVDFPGSTDVGGGGLAVEGHPNHLNNLIFNLKISNLLGEL; from the exons ATGGAGGAGCAGTACAACAAAAGTCTGTTCGTGTGGGACAGACGACCTCCCCTTGCAGCAGCGTCGAGTGGGCCAACGACGGAGGAGCTCCGGCGAGGGCCATGGACTGTGGACGAAGACCTCCTCCTCGTCAACTACGTCGCCCAACACGGCCAAGGCCGGTGGAATGCCCTCGCCCTCTCTGCAG GCCTGAAACGAACCGGAAAGAGCTGCAGATTCCGATGGCTCAACTATCTCCGGCCGAATGTTCGCCGCGGAAACATCACGCCAGAGGAACAACTCATTATCGTCGAACTCCATTCTCAGTGGGGAAACAG GTGGTCGAAGATCGCACGATTCCTCCCCGGAAGGACCGACAACGAGATCAAGAATTACTGGAGGACGCGGGTGAAGAAGCACGTGAAGCAGCTCCGCTGCGACGCCAGTAGCAGAGCGTTTAAGGACGCAATGCGCTGTCTGTGCATGCAGGCCGCTTCTTCCGCCGCTTCTTCCACCTCCGCCGACCTCCTTGCCAATCCTTGGACGCCGGCGACTGAGACGGGGTCGACGATGGTGAACATTGGTTCTAGCTCGGAGGAGTATTACTTTTCCTCGGCGCCGCCCAACCTCCTCGCCAATCCTTGGACGCCGGCGACTGAGATGGGGACGACGATGGTGAACATTGCTTCTAGCTCCAAGGAGTATTACTTTTCCCCGGCGCCGCCCCAGCAGTTGTCTTCGCTAGGCACCGATATCGGCTGGGAGGAGAAGATCGGCGCCGGCGGCATCGACGCCTTTTTCGGCGGAGGGGATGAGTGGACGGAGTGCCACGTGGATTTCCCCGGAAGCACAGACGTCGGAGGGGGGGGACTGGCCGTGGAGGGACATCCAAatcatttaaataatttaatttttaatctgaAAATTTCCAATTTGTTGGgagaattataa